One window from the genome of Sardina pilchardus chromosome 12, fSarPil1.1, whole genome shotgun sequence encodes:
- the LOC134098312 gene encoding uncharacterized protein LOC134098312: protein MATNRCVLMVLLICSDCAYTGVKGDAIPTFFTSAGGQVTLPCTNVLSEDCSSTTWIYNNGGYSSGTTEEVGHGLVKPNSPTNRSKRLRVASNCSLNIANATAEDVGLYTCQQFLIEGAQQEGDDAPVYLAVLQMSASSEVTEIEPGSEVTLQCLLLTHDKCKRTVENKLKISWVDKENRELHRTSNRHIQTSSVCNITIAEKPVDLKPSERWRSWTCRLTADGQVKASTTYSIQVKASTEILEDRTVFIIVGVLVACLLSTILVIVVICKKRANSERRAQNNVNEIRLCDMASESNQPFANDQSTDDLLYASIDDHLNQEQSTNHARKSPVDTQMYSYLMPPSSDETENRGSVDHGGLYATVQK from the exons GTGTCAAAGGAGATGCCATTCCCACTTTTTTCACCAGTGCTGGGGGGCAAGTAACCCTTCCCTGCACTAATGTGCTTTCCGAAGACTGTTCCTCAACTACATGGATCTATAataatggtggatatagcaGCGGAACTACTGAAGAGGTTGGCCATGGACTAGTCAAACCAAATTCGCCAACAAATCGATCAAAGAGACTTAGGGTGGCGTCTAACTGTTCTTTGAATATTGCTAACGCAACCGCTGAGGATGTTGGACTTTACACATGTCAACAGTTTCTGATAGAAGGTGCACAACAAGAGGGAGACGATGCTCCAGTATATCTAGCAGTTCTCCAAA TGTCAGCATCATCAGAAGTGACAGAAATAGAGCCTGGTAGTGAAGTGACTCTCCAGTGCCTCCTGCTTACACATGACAAGTGTAAAAGAACAGTGGAAAATAAGCTGAAAATAAGCTGGGTGGATAAGGAAAACAGGGAGCTGCACAGGACTAGCAACCGTCATATACAAACTTCATCTGTCTGTAACATCACTATTGCTGAGAAACCCGTAGATCTAAAGCCTTCTGAGAGATGGAGATCATGGACATGCCGACTTACTGCAGATGGGCAGGTCAAGGCTTCAACCACCTACAGCATTCAAGTAAAAG CATCAACTGAAATACTGGAAGATCGTACAG TCTTCATCATTGTAGGGGTTCTTGTTGCCTGCCTCTTGTCAACCATTTTAGTGATTGTGGTGATCTGCAAAAAAAGAGCAA ATTCTGAAAGGAGGGCGCAAAACAATGTT aATGAGATCAGACTATGTGACATGGCCAGCGAGTCTAACCAACCTTTTGCTAAT GACCAGAGCACAGACGACCTGCTTTATGCATCCATTGATGACCATCTCAACCAAGAACAAAGCACAAACCATGCCAGA AAGTCACCTGTAGACACTCAGATGTACAGTTACCTCATGCCGCCATCTTCTGATGAGACTGAGAACAGAGGGTCTGTTGACCATGGTGGTCTCTATGCAACTGTGCAAAAATAA